A stretch of DNA from Verrucomicrobiia bacterium:
TGACCCTAGGCACACCCGCCCAGTCCCGTCGAGACCCCAGGAGAAACCCAAATCACCGCCCCACGCCCCCCACATCCACCCGTTCAGGACCCAACCCGCCGCTCCGCCACCTGCGCCACGTCCTTGTCCCCGCGCCCCGACAAGTTCACGATCATCACCTCGTCCCGCCCCATCTCCGGCGCCCTCCGGATCGCCTCCGCCACTGCGTGCGCCGATTCCAGCGCCGGAATGATCCCCTCCAGCCGCGCCAACCGCGCAAACGCCTCCAATGCCTGCCCGTCCGTGGCGTAGCGATACTCCACCCGCCCCTGGTCATGCAGCCAGGCGTGCTCCGGCCCCACCGCCGCATAGTCCAGCCCGGCGCTGACGCTGTGGGTCAACTGGATCTGCCCGTGCTCATCCTGAAGAATGTAGCTGCGCGTCCCCTGCAACACCCCCAGTGACCCGCCGTGAAACCGCGCCGCATGCTGTTCCGGCACGATTCCCAAGCCGCCCGCCTCCACCCCGCACATCCGCACCGTCCGGTCGTTCAGGAACGCATAGAACAACCCGATCGCGTTCGATCCCCCCCCCACGCACGCCACCAACTGATCCGGCAACCGTCCCTCCTGCTCCAGGATCTGCGCCCGCGCCTCGTCTCCGATCACCCGGTGGAAGTTCCGCACCATCATCGGATACGGATGCGCCCCATACGCCGTCCCCAGAATGTAATGGGTCGTCCGCACATGCGTCACCCAGTCACGCATCGCCTCGTTCACCGCCTCCTTCAGCGTCTTCTGACCCGCCTGCACCGGCACCACCTCCGCCCCCAGCAGCTTCATCCGGTACACGTTCAGCGCCTGCCGCTCGCAATCCACAGCCCCCATGTAGATCACACACTGCAACCCGAACATCGCCGCCACCGTCGCCGTCGCCACCCCGTGCTGTCCCGCCCCGGTCTCCGCGATCACCCGCGTCTTCCCCATCCGCCGTGCGATCAACGCCTGGCCCACCGCGTTGTTGATCTTGTGCGCCCCGGTGTGCAGCAGATCCTCCCGCTTCAAATAGATCTTCGCCCCTCCCAGCTCCCGCGTCAGCCGCTC
This window harbors:
- the trpB gene encoding tryptophan synthase subunit beta translates to MSAAVEFATPTQPDCGGHFGPYGGRYVPETLVHPLEELEAEYRRCQGDPAFQEELAYYLRQFVGRPTPLYFAERLTRELGGAKIYLKREDLLHTGAHKINNAVGQALIARRMGKTRVIAETGAGQHGVATATVAAMFGLQCVIYMGAVDCERQALNVYRMKLLGAEVVPVQAGQKTLKEAVNEAMRDWVTHVRTTHYILGTAYGAHPYPMMVRNFHRVIGDEARAQILEQEGRLPDQLVACVGGGSNAIGLFYAFLNDRTVRMCGVEAGGLGIVPEQHAARFHGGSLGVLQGTRSYILQDEHGQIQLTHSVSAGLDYAAVGPEHAWLHDQGRVEYRYATDGQALEAFARLARLEGIIPALESAHAVAEAIRRAPEMGRDEVMIVNLSGRGDKDVAQVAERRVGS